One genomic window of Mus musculus strain C57BL/6J chromosome 4, GRCm38.p6 C57BL/6J includes the following:
- the Plaa gene encoding phospholipase A-2-activating protein, with translation MASGASRYRLSCSLPGHELDVRGLVCCLYPPGAFVSVSRDRTTRLWAPDSPNRGFTEMHCMSGHSNFVSCVCIIPSSDIYPHGLIATGGNDHNICIFSLDSPMPLYILKGHKDTVCSLSSGKFGTLLSGSWDTTAKVWLNDKCMMTLQGHTAAVWAVKILPEQGLMLTGSADKTIKLWKAGRCERTFLGHEDCVRGLAILSETEFLSCANDASIRRWQITGECLEVYFGHTNYIYSISVFPNSKDFVTTAEDRSLRIWKHGECAQTIRLPAQSIWCCCVLENGDIVVGASDGIIRVFTESEERTASAEEIKAFERELSQATIDSKTGDLGDINAEQLPGREHLSEPGTREGQTRLIRDGERVEAYQWSVSDGRWIKIGDVVGSSGANQQTSGKVLYEGKEFDYVFSIDVNEGGPSYKLPYNVSDDPWLVAYNFLQKNDLNPMFLDQVAKFIIDNTKGQTLGLGNTSFSDPFTGGGRYVPGTSGPSNTVQTADPFTGAGRYMPGSAGMDTTMTGVDPFTGNSAYRSAASKTVNIYFPKKEALTFDQANPTQILGKLKELNGTAPEEKKLTEDDLVLLEKILSLICNNSSEKPTAQQLQILWKAINWPEDIVFPALDILRLSIKHPNVNENFCNEKGDQFSSHLINLLNPKGKPANQLLALRTFCNCFVSQAGQKLMMSQRESLMSHAIELKSGSNKNIHIALATLTLNYSVCFHKDHNIEGKAQCLSVISTILEVVQDLEATFRLLVALGTLISDDSNAIQLAKSLGVDSQIKKYVSVSEPAKVSECCRLVLHLL, from the exons TCCTAACAGGGGCTTTACAGAAATGCACTGTATGAGCGGCCACTCTAAttttgtgtcttgtgtgtgtatcATACCCTCAAGTGACATATATCCTCATGGACTGATTGCCACTGGAGGAAATGAccacaatatttgcattttctcGCTGGACAGTCCAATGCCACTTTATATTTTAAAGGGTCACAAAGATACTG TTTGTAGTCTTTCTTCTGGAAAATTTGGGACATTACTTAGTGGCTCATGGGACACCACTGCTAAAGTCTGGCTGAATGACAAATGCATGATGACATTACAG GGTCATACAGCCGCAGTATGGGCAGTAAAGATTTTACCTGAACAGGGCTTAATGCTAACTGGATCAGCAGACAAGACCATTAAACTATGGAAGGCTGGAAGATGTGAGAGGACTTTTTTAG GGCATGAAGACTGTGTAAGAGGCTTGGCAATCTTGAGTGAGACAGAATTTCTTTCCTGTGCAAACGATGCTAGTATTAGAAGGTGGCAGATCACTGGCGAGTGTCTGGAAGTATACTTTGGACATACAAATTATATTTATAGCATATCTGTCTTTCCAAACTCCAAAG ATTTTGTGACCACTGCAGAAGACAGATCTCTAAGAATATGGAAACATGGTGAATGCGCCCAAACAATCCGACTTCCAGCTCAGTCTATATGGTGTTGCTGCGTACTGGAAAATGGTGACATTGTGGTTGGTGCGAG TGATGGTATTATTAGGGTGTTTACAGAGTCAGAGGAGCGGACAGCAAGTGCTGAGGAAATCAAAGCTTTTGAGAGAGAGCTCTCTCAGGCAACTATCGATTCCAAAACTGGTGACTTGGGGGATATTAATGCGGAGCAGCTTCCTGGGAGGGAACATCTCAGTGAGCCAG gtACTAGAGAAGGACAGACTCGTCTaatcagagatggagagagagttgAAGCCTATCAGTGGAGTGTTAGTGACGGGAGGTGGATAAAAATTGGTGATGTTGTTGGCTCATCTGGTGCTAATCAGCAAACATCTGGAAAAGTTTTATATGAAGGGAAA GAATTTGATTATGTTTTCTCAATCGATGTGAATGAAGGTGGACCATCGTATAAATTACCATATAATGTCAGTGACGATCCCTGGCTAGTTGCATACAACTTCTTGCAGAAAAATGATTTGAATCCCATGTTTCTGGATCAGGTGGCTAAATTTATTATTGATAACACAAAAGGTCAAACACTGGGACTTGGGAATACCAGTTTTTCAGATCCGTTTACAG GTGGTGGTCGCTATGTTCCAGGAACTTCAGGACCTTCCAACACAGTGCAGACAGCAGATCCTTTCACAG GTGCTGGGCGTTACATGCCAGGTTCTGCAGGTATGGACACCACCATGACTGGAGTTGATCCATTTACAG GGAACAGTGCCTACCGATCAGCTGCATCTAAAACAGTGAACATTTATTTCCCCAAAAAAGAAGCTCTTACCTTTGACCAAGCAAACCCTACACAaatattag GAAAACTGAAGGAACTTAATGGAACTGCACCTGAAGAGAAGAAGCTAACTGAAGACGACTTAGTACTTCTTGAAAAGATACTGTCCCTGATTTGTAATAATTCCTCAGAAAAGCCAACGGCCCAGCAACTTCAGATTTTGTGGAAAGCTATCAACTGGCCTGAAG aCATTGTCTTTCCTGCACTTGACATTCTTCGCCTATCGATTAAGCATCCCAATGTGAATGAGAATTTCTGCAATGAAAAAGGAGACCAGTTCAGCAGCCATCTTATCAACCTTCTGAACCCCAAAGGAAAGCCAGCAAACCAGCTGCTTGCTCTTAGGACTTTTTGCAATTGCTTTGTTAGTCAGGCAGGACAAAAGCTCATGATGTCCCAGAGGGAGTCACTGATGTCACATGCAATAGAACTGAAATCCGGGAGTAATAAGAACATTCATATTGCTCTGGCTACATTGACCTTGAACTATTCTGTTTGTTTCCATAAAGACCATAACATTGAAGGGAAAGCTCAATGCCTCTCAGTAATTAGCACAATCTTGGAAGTTGTGCAAGACCTAGAAGCCACGTTTAGACTCCTTGTGGCTCTTGGGACACTTATCAGTGATGATTCAAATGCTATACAATTAGCCAAATCTTTAGGTGTTGATTCTCAAATAAAAAAGTATGTCTCCGTATCAGAGCCAGCTAAAGTGAGTGAATGCTGTAGACTTGTCTTACATTTGCTGTAG
- the Gm12657 gene encoding predicted gene 12657: protein MARTKQTARKSTGGNSPRKQLATKAARKSAPSTGGVKKPHRYRPGTVALREIRRYQKSTELLIRKLPFQRLVREIAQDFKTDLRFQSAAIGALQEASGAFLVGLFEDTNLCAIHAKRVTIMPKDIQLARRIRGERA from the coding sequence ATGGCTCGTACAAAGCAGACTGCCCGCAAATCCACGGGTGGTAACTCACCCAGGAAACAACTGGCTACAAAAGCCGCTCGCAAGAGTGCGCCCTCTACTGGAGGGGTGAAGAAACCTCATCGTTACAGGCCTGGTACTGTGGCACTCCGTGAAATCAGACGCTATCAGAAGtccactgaacttctgatccgCAAGCTCCCCTTTCAGCGTCTGGTGCGAGAAATTGCTCAGGACTTCAAAACAGATCTGCGCTTCCAGAGTGCAGCTATTGGTGCTTTGCAGGAGGCAAGTGGGGCCTTTCTGGTTGGCCTTTTTGAAGATACCAATCTGTGTGCTATCCATGCCAAACGTGTAACAATTATGCCAAAAGATATCCAGCTA